The Fulvivirga ligni genome window below encodes:
- the rplV gene encoding 50S ribosomal protein L22, which yields MEAVAKLKNVPTSPRKMRLVADLIRGERVSKALNILKFEPKQGAARLEKLLLSAISNWQQGNEDVDLEDADLYVKSIQVDSGKILKRLRPAPQGRAHRIRKRSNHVTLVLDSLSPIQEKVEKPAKNETKKTKKKDNKEDK from the coding sequence ATGGAGGCAGTAGCTAAATTAAAGAACGTACCTACCTCACCTCGAAAAATGAGATTAGTAGCTGATCTAATCAGAGGAGAGAGAGTTAGCAAGGCACTAAATATTTTAAAGTTTGAGCCTAAGCAAGGTGCTGCCAGGCTTGAAAAGTTATTACTTTCAGCCATTTCAAACTGGCAGCAAGGTAATGAGGATGTTGACCTAGAAGATGCTGATTTATACGTAAAAAGTATCCAGGTTGATAGCGGTAAAATTTTGAAGCGTTTAAGACCTGCTCCTCAGGGAAGAGCGCACAGAATAAGAAAGAGATCTAATCACGTAACTTTAGTCTTAGATAGTCTATCTCCTATTCAGGAAAAGGTTGAAAAACCTGCAAAGAATGAGACCAAGAAGACTAAGAAAAAAGACAATAAAGAAGATAAATAA
- the rplW gene encoding 50S ribosomal protein L23, with protein MSVLIKPLVTEKVSALNEKGKYGFVVDRKANKVDIKKAVEKLYGVTVEEVNTMNYLGKKKSRYTKSKVISGRTPSFKKAIVTVADGEVIDFYSEI; from the coding sequence ATGAGTGTTTTAATAAAGCCATTAGTTACAGAAAAAGTTTCTGCTTTAAACGAAAAAGGCAAGTATGGTTTCGTAGTAGACCGCAAAGCCAATAAAGTGGACATAAAAAAGGCTGTAGAAAAATTGTATGGAGTTACTGTAGAAGAGGTAAATACAATGAACTATCTAGGTAAGAAAAAATCTAGATATACCAAATCTAAAGTAATTAGTGGAAGAACTCCTTCTTTTAAAAAGGCTATCGTAACAGTAGCGGATGGTGAAGTAATCGATTTTTACAGCGAAATTTAA
- the rpsC gene encoding 30S ribosomal protein S3, translated as MGQKVNPVAFRLGIVKGWDSSWYGGKDFSDKLVEDHNIRNYIAARIPKGGISKVVIERTLKRITLTVHTARPGVVIGKGGAEVDKIKEELKKLTGKDVQINIFEVKRPELDAKLVGESIAQQLQARISYRRAMKQAIASAMRVGAQGIKIKVSGRLGGAEMARTEQYKDGRIPLHTLRADIDYAISEASTVYGKIGIKVWIFKGEVYGKRDLSPNVGLGNSGSGNSGRGGRKRGGDGPKRRRNK; from the coding sequence ATGGGACAAAAAGTTAACCCTGTAGCTTTCAGACTTGGTATTGTTAAAGGTTGGGATTCCAGCTGGTATGGTGGCAAGGACTTTTCTGATAAATTAGTAGAAGATCACAACATCAGAAACTATATAGCAGCTCGTATACCAAAAGGCGGTATTTCTAAAGTAGTAATAGAAAGAACACTTAAAAGAATCACTTTAACAGTACACACGGCTCGTCCAGGTGTTGTTATCGGTAAAGGTGGTGCTGAGGTAGATAAGATTAAAGAAGAGTTAAAGAAATTGACAGGTAAGGATGTTCAAATTAACATCTTCGAAGTTAAGAGACCTGAACTAGATGCTAAACTAGTAGGTGAATCTATCGCTCAGCAATTACAAGCACGTATTTCTTACAGAAGAGCTATGAAGCAAGCTATTGCTTCTGCCATGAGAGTAGGTGCTCAGGGAATCAAAATCAAAGTTTCTGGTCGTTTAGGTGGCGCAGAGATGGCACGTACTGAGCAGTACAAAGATGGTCGTATTCCATTGCACACATTAAGAGCAGATATCGATTACGCTATCAGCGAAGCAAGCACTGTTTACGGTAAGATCGGTATCAAAGTATGGATCTTCAAAGGTGAGGTTTACGGTAAAAGAGATCTTTCTCCTAACGTAGGATTAGGTAATTCAGGATCTGGAAACTCTGGCAGAGGTGGCAGAAAAAGAGGTGGAGACGGTCCTAAGAGAAGAAGAAATAAATAG
- the rpsQ gene encoding 30S ribosomal protein S17: MESRKLRKERIGQVVSNKMEKSITVAVQRKEKHPIYGKFVNKTTKFTAHDEKNECGIGDTVRIMETRPLSKNKRWRLVEIIEKAK; this comes from the coding sequence ATGGAGTCTAGAAAATTAAGAAAAGAAAGAATAGGGCAGGTTGTAAGTAATAAGATGGAGAAGTCTATCACCGTTGCAGTACAACGTAAAGAAAAGCACCCTATTTACGGTAAGTTTGTGAATAAAACTACCAAATTCACGGCTCATGACGAAAAGAACGAATGTGGCATTGGCGACACTGTTCGTATAATGGAAACTCGTCCTTTGAGTAAAAATAAAAGGTGGAGATTAGTTGAAATCATAGAAAAGGCTAAATAA
- the rplX gene encoding 50S ribosomal protein L24 yields MERAKNKQGKLHIRKGDKVKVISGNSKGKDGVVLEVITSKQRAIVEGLNMVTKHVKPSATNPEGGIEKKEAAIHISNLMLVDPATGDAVRTGRKQDDNGKLQRYSKKTGDFIK; encoded by the coding sequence ATGGAAAGAGCGAAAAATAAACAAGGTAAACTACACATTCGTAAAGGGGATAAAGTAAAAGTTATCTCTGGTAACTCTAAGGGTAAAGACGGTGTGGTGTTAGAAGTAATTACCTCTAAGCAAAGAGCTATTGTAGAAGGATTAAACATGGTAACTAAGCATGTTAAACCTTCCGCTACTAATCCTGAAGGAGGTATTGAAAAGAAAGAAGCAGCTATACACATTAGTAATCTTATGCTAGTAGATCCTGCTACTGGTGATGCAGTAAGAACAGGTCGTAAGCAAGACGATAATGGTAAGCTACAAAGATATTCTAAGAAAACTGGAGACTTTATAAAATAA
- the rpmC gene encoding 50S ribosomal protein L29: MKNSEIRALSIEELNQKLAGEEEAYRKMKFAHAISPIENPMKIQETRRLIARLKTEITAKKLAK; encoded by the coding sequence ATGAAGAATTCAGAGATTAGAGCACTAAGTATAGAGGAGCTAAATCAGAAGTTGGCTGGAGAGGAAGAGGCGTACAGAAAAATGAAATTTGCTCATGCTATATCGCCTATAGAAAATCCTATGAAAATACAGGAAACACGTAGGTTGATTGCCAGATTAAAGACTGAAATTACGGCTAAAAAACTTGCTAAATAA
- the rplC gene encoding 50S ribosomal protein L3, whose amino-acid sequence MSGIIGKKIGMTSIYSATGKNIPCTVIEAGPCVVTQVKNDETDGYTAVQLGYGERKEKNTPKALLGHFKKAGTTPKKEVVEFRDFRVEFEGGVQLGQEIFVGDVFVEGDFVDAIGTSKGKGFQGVVKRHGFGGVGQRTHGQHNRERAPGSIGGASFPARVFKGMRMAGRAGGDRVKVINLQVVRVIPEKNLILVSGSVPGANNSTVILEK is encoded by the coding sequence ATGTCTGGTATTATAGGAAAGAAAATCGGGATGACTAGCATTTACAGTGCCACTGGGAAAAATATCCCATGCACGGTGATAGAGGCTGGTCCTTGTGTAGTAACACAAGTAAAAAATGATGAGACAGACGGATACACGGCTGTTCAGTTGGGCTATGGAGAGCGTAAGGAGAAAAACACACCTAAAGCTTTACTAGGTCACTTTAAAAAAGCTGGAACTACTCCTAAGAAAGAAGTAGTTGAGTTTAGAGATTTTAGAGTTGAGTTTGAAGGTGGTGTGCAGTTAGGTCAGGAAATTTTTGTTGGCGATGTATTCGTTGAAGGAGATTTCGTTGATGCTATCGGTACCTCTAAAGGTAAAGGTTTCCAAGGTGTTGTTAAAAGACACGGTTTCGGTGGTGTTGGTCAAAGAACTCACGGTCAGCATAACAGAGAAAGAGCACCTGGTTCAATAGGTGGCGCGTCTTTCCCAGCTAGAGTATTCAAAGGTATGAGAATGGCTGGTAGAGCAGGTGGTGACAGAGTAAAAGTTATCAACCTTCAGGTAGTAAGAGTTATACCTGAAAAGAATTTGATTTTAGTAAGTGGTTCTGTACCAGGAGCAAATAATTCAACTGTAATTCTCGAGAAGTAA
- a CDS encoding C45 family autoproteolytic acyltransferase/hydolase, whose translation MRKKILIGLLSFIILVVGLCTVYYFMVKATPPVNQEDLPAITVTKSGENSFVGSDGSWLKKNDQQVWEMYVHGGPLERGVAFGELCIPLQKDKEEAFIAEIRNKVPSDSYLNFLKYLIGWFNRDLDKYVPEEYLKEIYASSRYMPDEYDYIAPKYQRALSYHAAHDIGHALQNMNLVGCTSFAVRGDKSENSKLLLGRNFDFYFGEDFAQDRMVAFYNPDQGYKFMSITWACFSGVVSGMNEKGLSITLNSDKSAIPSKGTTPVSLMARQMLQYASNIEEAYEIAKSYDTFVAESFLIGSKEDGRAALIEKTPEKTALYQEDDMDLVVTNHYQSDELKNDELNQEYLSEGVSDYRYERVQELLDSLSPMNVEKTAYLLRDKRGLGGKDIGLANEKAINQLLAHHSVIFSPEELKVWVSAPPYQLGKYLAYDLNEIFSEEDGGHVTFSYIDSLSLDKDPFYFTEDYKKFRDFVATKAEIQKTLARGEGDAISEAEQQKFIASNPNGYLTYYYLGDYNKSLELWSKAKKYYNIALQLEIARKSERDHILEGLKECEEHLN comes from the coding sequence ATGAGAAAAAAAATATTAATTGGCCTCCTAAGCTTTATAATTCTTGTAGTAGGTCTTTGTACAGTTTATTATTTCATGGTAAAGGCTACACCACCAGTTAATCAGGAGGACCTACCAGCCATTACCGTTACTAAATCTGGAGAAAATTCTTTTGTAGGCTCAGATGGAAGCTGGCTCAAGAAGAATGATCAGCAAGTATGGGAGATGTATGTACATGGCGGTCCCTTGGAGAGAGGTGTGGCATTTGGAGAGCTATGTATCCCTTTGCAAAAAGATAAAGAAGAGGCATTTATTGCTGAGATCCGAAACAAGGTGCCGTCAGATTCTTATCTGAATTTCCTTAAATACTTAATAGGCTGGTTCAATAGAGACCTGGATAAATATGTTCCCGAAGAATACTTGAAGGAGATATATGCTTCTTCCAGGTATATGCCAGATGAATATGACTACATCGCTCCTAAATATCAAAGAGCATTAAGCTATCATGCAGCTCATGACATTGGTCATGCATTGCAAAACATGAACTTGGTGGGCTGTACATCATTTGCCGTTCGTGGCGATAAGTCGGAAAATTCTAAATTACTCCTGGGACGAAACTTTGACTTTTATTTCGGAGAGGACTTTGCCCAGGATAGAATGGTAGCCTTCTATAATCCTGATCAAGGATATAAATTCATGTCTATCACTTGGGCCTGTTTTAGTGGCGTGGTATCTGGAATGAATGAGAAAGGCCTATCAATAACCTTAAATTCAGACAAGTCAGCTATTCCTTCCAAAGGAACTACACCTGTGTCATTAATGGCCAGACAAATGCTGCAGTATGCCAGCAATATAGAAGAGGCCTACGAGATTGCTAAATCCTATGATACCTTCGTAGCAGAATCATTTCTTATCGGTTCGAAAGAAGATGGAAGAGCTGCATTAATAGAAAAGACTCCAGAGAAGACAGCTTTATACCAGGAAGATGACATGGACCTGGTAGTGACCAATCACTACCAAAGTGATGAGCTGAAGAATGATGAGCTGAATCAGGAATATCTATCAGAAGGGGTTTCAGACTATAGATATGAAAGAGTACAGGAGCTTCTGGACTCGTTGTCTCCCATGAATGTTGAAAAAACTGCCTATCTGCTCAGAGATAAAAGAGGTTTAGGAGGTAAGGATATCGGTTTAGCAAATGAAAAAGCAATTAATCAATTATTAGCTCATCATTCGGTTATTTTTTCTCCTGAAGAATTGAAAGTTTGGGTTTCAGCTCCACCGTATCAACTGGGTAAGTATTTGGCTTACGATCTTAATGAAATTTTCAGTGAAGAAGATGGCGGACATGTCACTTTCAGTTATATCGATTCATTAAGCCTTGACAAGGACCCTTTCTATTTCACAGAGGATTATAAGAAATTTAGAGATTTCGTCGCCACAAAAGCAGAAATTCAAAAAACACTTGCTCGAGGAGAAGGTGACGCTATCTCTGAGGCAGAACAACAAAAGTTCATTGCTAGTAACCCTAATGGCTATCTCACTTATTACTACCTGGGAGATTATAATAAAAGTCTGGAGTTGTGGAGTAAAGCCAAAAAATATTATAATATTGCCCTTCAATTAGAAATTGCACGAAAAAGTGAACGTGATCACATTCTTGAAGGATTGAAGGAATGTGAGGAACATTTAAATTAA
- the rplB gene encoding 50S ribosomal protein L2 codes for MAIKKLRPITPGQRYRTAPAFTEVTKSTPEKSLVSTKKRSGGRNNTGKMTMRYIGGGHKKKNRIVDFKRNKFDIPATVKAIEYDPTRSARLALLYYADGAKAYIIAPEGLTVGTVITSGESVAPEVGNALPLSKIPLGTIIHNIELKPGKGGAMARSAGSYAQLAAREGKYATLKLPSGETRRVLVTCLATIGSVSNSDHMNVRLGKAGRNRWLGKRPRTRGVAMNPVDHPMGGGEGKSSGGHPRSRTGLLAKGKKTRTPKKYSNNLIISRGKKKKK; via the coding sequence ATGGCAATTAAGAAATTAAGACCGATTACTCCAGGACAGAGATATAGAACTGCTCCAGCTTTCACTGAGGTAACTAAATCTACTCCTGAGAAATCTTTGGTCTCTACTAAAAAGAGAAGCGGCGGTAGAAACAACACCGGTAAAATGACCATGAGATACATTGGTGGTGGTCATAAGAAGAAAAACCGTATTGTTGACTTCAAAAGAAATAAATTTGATATTCCTGCTACCGTAAAGGCAATTGAGTATGATCCAACAAGATCAGCTCGTTTGGCATTATTGTATTATGCAGATGGAGCTAAAGCTTATATCATCGCTCCTGAGGGATTAACTGTTGGTACAGTGATCACATCAGGCGAAAGTGTTGCTCCTGAAGTTGGTAATGCTCTTCCATTATCTAAAATACCTTTAGGTACTATCATTCACAACATTGAACTTAAGCCTGGTAAAGGTGGAGCAATGGCTAGAAGTGCAGGTTCTTATGCACAGTTAGCAGCTCGTGAAGGTAAATACGCCACGTTGAAATTACCTTCTGGCGAAACTAGAAGAGTGTTGGTTACTTGTTTAGCTACTATCGGTTCAGTTTCAAACTCTGATCACATGAACGTGAGATTAGGTAAAGCTGGTAGAAACAGATGGTTAGGTAAAAGACCTAGAACAAGAGGTGTAGCTATGAACCCGGTTGATCACCCAATGGGTGGTGGTGAAGGAAAATCTTCTGGAGGTCACCCTAGATCAAGAACAGGTTTATTGGCAAAAGGTAAGAAAACCAGAACGCCAAAGAAATATTCAAACAATCTTATAATTAGTAGAGGTAAGAAGAAGAAAAAATAA
- the rpsN gene encoding 30S ribosomal protein S14: protein MARKAVIARERKREKLVAKFAAKRKALKEAGDYDALDKLPRNASPVRLHNRCKLTGRPKGYMRKFGISRVTFREMASEGKIPGVTKASW, encoded by the coding sequence ATGGCAAGAAAAGCTGTTATAGCAAGAGAAAGAAAAAGAGAAAAATTAGTAGCTAAATTTGCTGCTAAAAGAAAAGCTCTTAAAGAAGCTGGAGATTATGATGCACTAGATAAACTACCTAGAAACGCATCTCCTGTAAGACTTCATAACCGTTGTAAATTAACGGGAAGACCTAAAGGTTACATGAGAAAATTCGGAATCTCAAGGGTAACATTTAGAGAAATGGCTTCTGAAGGGAAAATACCAGGTGTTACTAAGGCGAGTTGGTAA
- the rpsS gene encoding 30S ribosomal protein S19: MARSLKKGPYIDFRLDKKVDAMNDSGKKSVIKTWSRRSMISPDFVGHTFAVHNGNKFIPVYVTENMVGHKLGEFAPTRNFRGHVGKKDKGKR, translated from the coding sequence ATGGCTAGATCACTTAAAAAAGGACCATATATAGATTTCAGGCTCGACAAAAAAGTCGATGCTATGAACGATTCAGGAAAAAAATCTGTGATCAAGACCTGGTCAAGAAGGTCAATGATCTCGCCAGATTTTGTAGGACATACTTTTGCTGTACATAATGGTAATAAGTTTATTCCTGTTTATGTAACTGAAAATATGGTAGGACACAAGCTTGGTGAGTTTGCTCCGACTAGAAATTTCAGAGGTCACGTTGGTAAAAAAGACAAAGGTAAAAGATAA
- the rplP gene encoding 50S ribosomal protein L16, with product MLQPKRVKFRKKQKGRIKGIAQRGHRIAFGAFAIKALEPGWITSRQIEAARIAMTRAMKREGQVWIRIFPDKPVTKKPAEVRMGKGKGAPEYWVAIVKPGTILFEAGGVKKELAQEALRLAQQKLPIKTKFSVRRDYVES from the coding sequence ATGTTACAGCCAAAGAGAGTTAAATTCAGGAAAAAACAAAAGGGTAGAATCAAAGGAATTGCCCAAAGAGGTCATAGAATAGCTTTCGGTGCTTTTGCAATAAAGGCATTAGAACCAGGATGGATTACTTCTAGACAAATAGAGGCCGCTAGGATCGCTATGACTAGAGCAATGAAACGTGAAGGTCAAGTTTGGATTCGAATTTTTCCTGACAAGCCTGTAACCAAGAAGCCTGCAGAAGTAAGGATGGGTAAAGGTAAAGGTGCTCCTGAGTATTGGGTAGCTATTGTTAAACCAGGAACTATCCTTTTCGAAGCTGGTGGTGTAAAGAAAGAACTAGCGCAAGAGGCACTAAGATTAGCGCAGCAAAAGCTTCCAATTAAAACTAAATTTTCGGTACGCAGAGATTACGTAGAATCATAA
- a CDS encoding phenylacetate--CoA ligase family protein: MLIPSLETSDDSNIENYQLEELKKLLAYVNERSTFYQKHFKDAGITINDIQSLSDLGKLPITQKSDLQTHQREFWCVGADQISDYCSTSGTEGKPVIVPLSANDVDRLAYNEAISLSCAGGGENEIYQLTTTIDRQFMAGYAYALGAKKIGAGMLRVGPGLPELQWRMIQEVNPTALIIVPSFLNKLIEYASKQGIDYKNSSVKKAICIGEPVRNADFQLNAIGQRITSNWDIELYSTYASTEMGTAFTECAAGKGGHLHPELLIAEILDENNSPVAPGEIGELTITTLGIEAMPLIRFKTGDLCYFDYSKCECGRNTPRLSPILGRKYQLIKYKGTTCYPPAIFDLLDSEENITHYQVVVDADEFSNDTLKVLYSCNNDVDSAELSKKFKSKLRVTPELSRISEDELFPRVYPKSSRKPIKFLDQRK; the protein is encoded by the coding sequence ATGCTTATTCCTTCTTTAGAAACTTCAGATGATAGTAATATTGAAAACTATCAATTAGAAGAGTTGAAAAAATTGTTGGCCTACGTGAATGAAAGGTCTACTTTTTATCAAAAGCATTTCAAAGATGCTGGCATCACTATCAATGACATTCAGTCATTATCAGATCTTGGCAAACTTCCCATTACGCAAAAAAGTGACCTACAGACTCATCAGAGAGAATTCTGGTGTGTAGGCGCTGATCAGATCTCAGATTACTGTAGCACATCAGGTACAGAAGGAAAGCCTGTCATAGTTCCACTTTCAGCTAATGATGTGGATCGTTTAGCTTATAATGAAGCTATATCTTTGAGTTGTGCTGGTGGTGGCGAAAATGAAATCTACCAACTTACTACTACTATTGACAGGCAGTTTATGGCTGGCTATGCCTATGCTTTGGGAGCAAAGAAAATAGGAGCTGGTATGTTAAGAGTAGGTCCTGGTTTGCCGGAGTTACAGTGGCGAATGATTCAGGAAGTCAATCCCACCGCATTGATCATCGTGCCATCTTTTTTAAATAAACTTATAGAATATGCCTCAAAGCAAGGCATTGATTATAAGAACAGTAGTGTTAAAAAGGCAATTTGCATCGGTGAGCCAGTTCGCAATGCTGATTTTCAATTAAACGCAATTGGTCAAAGGATTACTTCTAATTGGGATATTGAACTGTACTCTACCTATGCCTCTACAGAAATGGGCACGGCGTTTACAGAATGTGCAGCCGGTAAAGGAGGACATTTACATCCGGAATTGTTGATTGCTGAAATTTTAGATGAGAATAATTCACCAGTAGCCCCGGGAGAAATCGGCGAACTTACTATCACCACTTTAGGCATTGAAGCCATGCCTTTAATTAGGTTTAAAACAGGTGACCTATGCTACTTTGATTACTCTAAATGTGAATGTGGACGTAATACACCAAGATTAAGTCCCATATTAGGCCGTAAATATCAATTGATTAAATATAAGGGTACCACGTGTTACCCTCCTGCCATATTTGACCTCTTAGATTCGGAAGAAAATATTACTCATTACCAGGTAGTGGTAGATGCTGACGAGTTTTCTAATGACACCTTGAAAGTTTTATATAGCTGTAATAATGATGTTGATTCCGCGGAATTGTCCAAAAAATTCAAGTCAAAGTTAAGGGTAACACCAGAGTTGTCCAGAATTTCAGAGGATGAACTTTTCCCCCGAGTTTACCCCAAGTCAAGTAGGAAGCCAATCAAATTTTTAGATCAGAGGAAATAA
- the rplD gene encoding 50S ribosomal protein L4, with product MDISVVKYSGEDTGRKISLSEEVFGIEPNDHAIYLDVKQFLANQRQGTHKSKERGEISGSTRKIKRQKGTGTARAGSIKSPVFRGGGRVFGPRPRNYSFKLNKKMKELARKSALTYKAKDNNIAIVEDLSFDAPRTKEYIKMLNALSLGDKKTLLVLPEGNKNVVLSGRNVQNTKVITADSLNTFDVLHADNLILSESSLEKIDNLLKK from the coding sequence ATGGACATTTCAGTAGTAAAATATAGTGGTGAGGATACCGGCAGAAAGATCAGTCTTTCTGAAGAGGTTTTCGGTATCGAGCCTAACGATCATGCGATATACCTTGATGTTAAGCAATTCTTAGCTAACCAAAGACAAGGTACGCACAAGTCGAAAGAGAGAGGTGAGATTAGTGGATCTACCAGAAAAATAAAGAGACAAAAGGGTACTGGTACAGCGAGAGCTGGTAGTATCAAGTCACCTGTTTTCAGAGGTGGAGGTAGAGTATTCGGTCCTAGGCCAAGAAACTATTCTTTCAAGCTTAACAAAAAGATGAAAGAATTGGCTCGTAAGTCTGCTTTGACTTATAAGGCTAAGGATAACAATATCGCTATCGTGGAAGATTTATCATTCGATGCTCCAAGAACTAAGGAGTATATCAAAATGTTAAATGCACTTTCACTAGGTGATAAAAAGACATTATTGGTGCTTCCAGAGGGTAACAAAAACGTTGTGTTATCAGGAAGAAACGTTCAAAACACAAAAGTAATTACAGCTGATAGCTTAAACACTTTTGATGTGTTACACGCTGATAATCTAATATTGAGTGAGAGCTCTCTTGAGAAGATTGATAACTTATTGAAGAAATAA
- the rplN gene encoding 50S ribosomal protein L14, protein MIQQESRLNVADNSGAKEVLCIRVLGGTGKKYASVGDKIVVSVKAALSSSNLKKGTVSKAVIVRTKKEIRRKDGSYIRFEENAAVLLTANDEPRGTRIFGPVARELREKQFMKIVSLAPEVL, encoded by the coding sequence ATGATACAGCAAGAGTCTAGATTAAATGTTGCAGATAATAGCGGAGCAAAAGAAGTTCTTTGTATCCGTGTTTTAGGAGGAACTGGCAAAAAATATGCTTCAGTGGGTGACAAAATTGTTGTATCAGTGAAGGCTGCACTTTCTTCCAGTAACCTGAAAAAGGGAACAGTGTCAAAAGCGGTGATCGTTAGAACTAAGAAAGAAATAAGAAGAAAAGATGGTTCTTATATTCGTTTCGAAGAGAATGCTGCCGTATTATTGACCGCAAACGACGAACCAAGAGGAACTCGTATTTTTGGACCTGTGGCTAGAGAATTACGTGAAAAACAATTCATGAAAATAGTTTCACTAGCACCTGAAGTTTTATAA
- the rplE gene encoding 50S ribosomal protein L5: MANPRLKDKYQKEIVPALKDKFQYKSIMQVPKVVKVCINKGIGAAVADKKLVDVGIEELTTISGQKAVATKSKKSISNFKLRDGMPIGARVTLRGDKMYEFMDRLMAIALPRVRDFRGISDKGFDGRGNYTLGVKEQIIFPEISIEKVNKISGMDITFVTTAETDEESYELLKAFGMPFANKN; the protein is encoded by the coding sequence ATGGCTAATCCAAGATTAAAAGATAAATACCAGAAGGAAATCGTTCCTGCATTAAAGGATAAATTCCAATACAAGAGTATTATGCAGGTTCCTAAGGTTGTAAAGGTTTGTATAAACAAAGGTATAGGAGCTGCTGTAGCTGACAAAAAGCTTGTTGATGTAGGTATAGAAGAGCTAACAACTATTTCTGGACAGAAAGCAGTTGCTACGAAATCTAAGAAATCTATCTCAAACTTTAAGTTAAGAGATGGTATGCCTATCGGTGCTAGAGTTACTCTAAGAGGAGATAAGATGTACGAATTTATGGATCGTCTTATGGCTATTGCACTTCCACGTGTAAGAGACTTTAGAGGTATTAGTGATAAAGGTTTCGATGGTAGAGGTAACTATACATTAGGGGTTAAAGAACAAATCATTTTCCCTGAAATCAGTATAGAGAAAGTTAACAAAATCAGTGGTATGGATATCACTTTTGTAACTACTGCAGAAACTGATGAAGAAAGTTATGAATTGCTAAAGGCATTCGGTATGCCATTCGCAAATAAAAACTAA
- a CDS encoding YdcF family protein, with protein sequence MIRKFFKNKFVRIILWLHVVALVVIVGLFFYLKHTTKVDYEKGMANGPYDVIIVPGYPYEGQWHDIMKTRIYWAAYLYEKGITKNIIFSGSAVYSPYVESVIMKQYAMKLGVPEDAIFTETQAEHSTENLFYSYQIAEENGLKKVCLATDPVQSFFLKNYAEDNDYEINYLPIKYFTLENLNMKDFEINDKVAFIEDFEALPDRESFWKRMQGTLGKNIDYNDVEE encoded by the coding sequence ATGATCCGAAAATTCTTCAAAAACAAATTTGTTAGAATCATTTTATGGCTGCACGTTGTGGCTCTCGTGGTAATTGTTGGCCTTTTCTTTTATCTCAAACATACCACCAAGGTAGATTATGAGAAGGGTATGGCCAATGGTCCGTATGATGTAATTATAGTTCCGGGCTACCCTTATGAAGGACAATGGCATGATATAATGAAAACCAGAATCTACTGGGCAGCATACCTTTATGAGAAAGGGATAACCAAAAACATCATTTTCTCAGGCTCGGCAGTCTATTCTCCCTATGTGGAAAGCGTGATCATGAAGCAATATGCCATGAAGCTTGGCGTGCCTGAAGATGCAATATTCACCGAAACTCAAGCAGAACACAGCACTGAAAATCTATTCTACTCCTATCAGATAGCAGAAGAAAATGGTTTGAAAAAGGTATGTCTTGCGACTGACCCGGTGCAATCTTTCTTTCTAAAGAACTATGCCGAGGATAATGATTACGAAATAAACTATCTCCCAATAAAATATTTTACCTTGGAAAATTTAAATATGAAAGACTTTGAAATTAACGATAAAGTGGCTTTCATTGAGGATTTCGAAGCTTTACCAGATCGTGAGAGCTTCTGGAAAAGGATGCAGGGAACTTTAGGTAAAAATATTGACTATAATGATGTAGAAGAGTAA